The Verrucomicrobiia bacterium genome window below encodes:
- the rpmH gene encoding 50S ribosomal protein L34 codes for MKRQYQPSKMRRKRQHGFLSRNSTKSGREILRRRRNLGRKRLTPV; via the coding sequence ATGAAACGCCAGTATCAACCTTCGAAGATGCGCCGCAAGCGGCAGCACGGTTTTTTGAGCCGCAATTCCACGAAGAGCGGTCGTGAGATTCTTCGCCGCCGCCGTAATTTGGGCCGTAAGCGCCTGACTCCGGTCTAA
- the rnpA gene encoding ribonuclease P protein component has protein sequence MAEDRPKALGLPRSARLRLGHEFRRVKEGGKRLVHGCLIANWLVLPEDGESRLGVVTSRKIGGAVVRNRARRLMRETFRLNRGILKSPVEMVLVARASIVGKSQQEVERDYVTVLRRAGLLKES, from the coding sequence ATGGCCGAAGATCGCCCCAAGGCGCTTGGCTTGCCCCGGTCCGCTCGTTTGCGGCTGGGGCATGAGTTTCGCCGGGTAAAAGAGGGTGGTAAACGGCTGGTTCATGGCTGTTTGATCGCGAACTGGCTGGTTTTGCCGGAGGACGGTGAGTCACGCTTAGGCGTGGTCACGAGCCGGAAGATTGGCGGTGCCGTGGTGCGTAATCGCGCCCGGAGATTGATGCGGGAGACTTTCCGGTTGAACCGGGGTATCTTGAAATCGCCCGTGGAGATGGTGTTGGTGGCGCGGGCATCGATCGTGGGCAAAAGCCAGCAGGAGGTGGAGCGTGATTATGTCACTGTTCTTCGCCGGGCGGGCTTGTTGAAAGAGTCTTGA
- the yidD gene encoding membrane protein insertion efficiency factor YidD → MHVWLQHLLIGIVRLYRWLLSPVLTQLFNPNGLCRFNPSCSEYALQSLQIHGAFRGSWLAFKRILRCNPWGSFGFDPVPSKKNGQPHCGCGGDHAQHHQDKPVAVTAPVHGPAFAPRPTSS, encoded by the coding sequence ATGCATGTGTGGCTGCAACACTTATTGATAGGCATCGTCCGGCTGTATCGCTGGCTGTTGTCTCCGGTGTTGACGCAACTCTTCAATCCGAACGGCTTGTGCCGGTTCAATCCCAGTTGTTCGGAATACGCGCTGCAATCTCTCCAAATCCATGGCGCGTTCCGTGGTTCATGGCTGGCCTTCAAGCGCATCTTGCGCTGCAATCCGTGGGGATCATTTGGATTCGATCCCGTACCTTCCAAGAAAAATGGTCAGCCGCATTGTGGCTGCGGGGGCGATCACGCCCAACATCATCAGGACAAACCGGTGGCAGTGACGGCACCGGTACATGGTCCGGCTTTTGCACCTCGTCCGACTTCTAGCTAA
- a CDS encoding aldolase — protein sequence MKSYRLNRLFNAKSGRCFDVAVDHGFFNERGFLQGIEDLDESVKTLVAANPDAIQLTVGQARHLQSIPGKLKPALVLRTDVANVYGTQLPRTLFSRMIEQPVEQALRLDATCVVVNLFRIPEQPEVTDQCIQNILRIKPECDRYGMPLMIEPLVFQANQKAGGYMVDGDLDKILPLVRQAVELGADIIKADPTDDVSVYNQVVKIAGGIPVLVRGGGKAADKEILERTEKLMGQGAHGIVYGRNIIQHKDPAGMTKALMAIVHEGTSATEAAKFIKA from the coding sequence ATGAAATCGTATCGCCTGAACCGTTTGTTCAATGCCAAGTCTGGCCGTTGCTTTGATGTCGCCGTGGACCACGGTTTCTTCAATGAACGCGGTTTCCTCCAAGGCATCGAAGACCTTGATGAAAGCGTGAAGACGCTTGTGGCCGCCAATCCCGACGCCATCCAGCTCACCGTTGGTCAAGCACGCCATCTGCAATCCATTCCCGGCAAGCTCAAGCCCGCGCTCGTTCTCCGCACGGACGTGGCCAATGTCTATGGCACTCAGCTTCCGCGCACTTTGTTCAGCCGCATGATTGAGCAACCGGTGGAGCAAGCCCTGCGCCTTGATGCCACCTGTGTTGTCGTGAACCTCTTCCGCATCCCGGAACAACCCGAGGTCACCGATCAGTGCATCCAAAATATTCTCCGTATCAAACCCGAGTGCGATCGCTACGGCATGCCGCTGATGATCGAACCGCTGGTATTTCAAGCGAACCAGAAGGCGGGCGGTTACATGGTGGATGGCGATCTTGATAAGATCCTCCCGCTCGTCCGTCAGGCTGTGGAACTCGGTGCGGACATCATCAAGGCAGACCCTACAGATGATGTCTCCGTCTATAACCAAGTCGTGAAGATTGCCGGTGGCATTCCCGTTCTCGTACGCGGTGGCGGCAAAGCGGCAGACAAGGAAATCCTCGAGCGCACCGAGAAGCTCATGGGCCAAGGCGCACATGGCATCGTCTATGGCCGTAACATTATTCAGCACAAAGATCCGGCAGGCATGACGAAGGCGCTGATGGCCATCGTCCACGAAGGCACATCCGCCACCGAAGCCGCTAAATTCATCAAAGCTTAG
- the cmk gene encoding (d)CMP kinase, producing the protein MESPIVIAIDGPSASGKSTNSKLIAKKLGYTYVDTGAMYRTLAWYCLKNGVNVDDEKAVASTIRKWKTTLVNQEGHARLLVEGYYPEKEIRTSETSAAVPKVAAGPKVRDWMKLKQRECIQFGNLVMEGRDIGTNVFPETNFKFYLDASLEERNRRREADGVQENLAERDKRDSQRKAAPLMIALGATLINNSGETPEDTSNRIIAEFHKKQAELKK; encoded by the coding sequence ATGGAATCACCGATTGTCATCGCTATCGACGGCCCCAGCGCCAGCGGCAAGAGCACGAACTCCAAGCTCATCGCCAAAAAACTCGGTTACACCTACGTGGACACTGGTGCCATGTATCGCACCCTCGCTTGGTACTGCCTCAAGAACGGTGTGAATGTGGATGACGAAAAGGCCGTCGCATCCACGATCCGCAAATGGAAGACCACGCTCGTGAATCAAGAGGGTCACGCACGTCTGCTGGTGGAAGGTTACTATCCGGAAAAAGAGATCCGCACCTCCGAGACCAGCGCCGCCGTTCCGAAAGTCGCCGCTGGCCCTAAGGTCCGCGACTGGATGAAGCTGAAGCAACGCGAGTGCATCCAGTTCGGCAACCTCGTGATGGAAGGTCGCGATATCGGCACCAATGTTTTCCCTGAGACGAACTTCAAGTTCTACCTCGATGCTTCGTTGGAAGAGCGCAACCGCCGTCGCGAAGCTGATGGCGTGCAGGAGAACCTCGCGGAACGCGATAAGCGCGACAGTCAACGCAAGGCCGCTCCACTCATGATCGCCCTCGGAGCTACGCTCATCAACAACTCAGGTGAGACCCCCGAGGACACCTCAAACCGCATCATCGCCGAGTTTCACAAGAAACAGGCGGAGTTGAAGAAGTGA
- a CDS encoding R3H domain-containing nucleic acid-binding protein encodes MAAKPKETLEQLLGHLGFPATVEEHQLDDVLLLDVKADDAGRLIGRQGQTLGALQYLVNRLLIRQDAAAPKVMVDVAGYRAEARDALVKKAKDAAEKVRRWGDIVELEPMSPFDRRIVHNAIKDDPDIETHSVEVEGTTKKVVILRPKR; translated from the coding sequence ATGGCAGCGAAACCTAAGGAAACTTTGGAACAATTGCTCGGCCACCTCGGCTTTCCCGCCACGGTGGAGGAGCATCAACTGGATGACGTCCTCCTGCTAGATGTGAAGGCAGATGACGCCGGGCGTCTGATCGGTCGCCAAGGCCAGACCCTTGGCGCGCTCCAATACTTGGTGAACCGCCTGCTCATCCGCCAGGATGCCGCCGCGCCAAAGGTGATGGTGGACGTGGCTGGTTACCGCGCGGAAGCCCGCGATGCGCTGGTGAAGAAGGCCAAGGACGCTGCTGAGAAGGTGCGCCGCTGGGGTGACATCGTGGAGCTGGAGCCGATGAGCCCCTTCGACCGTCGCATCGTGCACAACGCGATCAAGGATGATCCGGATATCGAAACGCACAGCGTGGAAGTGGAAGGAACGACGAAGAAAGTCGTGATCCTGCGCCCGAAACGTTAA
- a CDS encoding redoxin family protein — MSRVKTMRKVLAVASLAGVAVIAGLSVHGQSVGDLEKRFRELDKDKDEKLTTQELTDKEWFARLDKDKDGIVALQEVRDYTKAMKSIAKAGANGEGLFVMLDRNGDGKLTRDELPRPETFDQLDVNGDGGVTLEEAKTVLANVNAMRGKAKSVVSAPKESPREGPKQLKGSEVGVGRMVPDVAFTDVNGKAGKLSDLKSGKALVIAFTTTSCPVGKRYSATLAKLEKEYAAKGVTFLYVNPTETDTLESIREDVKAHGFKGRYVHDKADAFHHALHAKTTTEVFVLDAARTLIYRGAIDDQYGLGYSRDEARDTYLTDALNAFLKGQVPEIAATTAPGCALEVKESGLKFELTTYHHQISRIMQNNCVECHRKGGVAPFGLETYEEVKAHAGMISKQVERGAMPPWFATPAPHGEITPWANERSLTELDKMTLLNWLKSDKPVGNPADAPIARTYPAEWLIGEPDLVVQIPQPIVIKATGTMPYSNISVETGLTEDKWVQGFEIQPTAREAVHHVLVFVRPPKKPAGSDSFDDERAERDGFFAAYVPGNSSQVYPAGMAKKLPAGSRLHFQIHYTPTGKATTDRIRVGVVFAKEEPKHVVQVAGISNPFINIPPGAANHAETAQIKVPADVHVFQFMPHMHLRGKAAKYEVIYNDGTKNTLLDIPHYDFNWQLVYRLAEPLFIPAGATIKVTMTYDNSAGNPANPDPNKNVRWGQQTYDEMMLGYIAYYTPSDRPMTGKSKQQAAR, encoded by the coding sequence ATGAGTCGAGTTAAGACAATGCGGAAGGTGTTGGCGGTGGCCAGTTTGGCCGGAGTGGCGGTCATTGCTGGACTGTCTGTGCACGGGCAATCTGTGGGGGATCTGGAAAAGCGTTTTCGTGAGCTGGACAAGGATAAGGACGAGAAGCTCACCACGCAGGAACTGACGGACAAGGAGTGGTTCGCCCGGCTCGATAAGGACAAGGATGGTATTGTGGCACTCCAAGAGGTGCGCGATTACACAAAGGCGATGAAATCGATCGCCAAGGCTGGTGCCAATGGCGAAGGCCTGTTCGTGATGCTGGATCGCAACGGCGACGGCAAACTGACTCGGGATGAGCTGCCGCGTCCGGAGACCTTTGATCAACTCGATGTGAATGGCGATGGTGGTGTGACTTTGGAAGAGGCGAAGACTGTTCTGGCGAATGTGAACGCGATGCGTGGCAAGGCGAAGTCCGTGGTCAGCGCACCGAAGGAATCTCCGCGTGAAGGTCCGAAGCAATTGAAAGGGAGCGAAGTCGGCGTAGGCCGGATGGTGCCGGATGTAGCTTTCACAGATGTAAACGGGAAAGCAGGCAAGCTGAGTGATCTCAAGTCCGGAAAAGCGTTGGTGATCGCCTTCACCACCACTTCCTGCCCAGTGGGGAAACGCTACTCCGCTACACTGGCGAAGCTGGAGAAAGAGTATGCGGCGAAAGGAGTGACATTCCTCTACGTGAATCCGACCGAGACGGATACGCTGGAGAGCATCCGCGAAGATGTGAAGGCACACGGGTTCAAGGGCCGTTACGTGCATGATAAGGCAGATGCCTTCCACCACGCATTACACGCGAAAACGACGACAGAGGTATTCGTGCTCGATGCCGCCCGCACCTTGATCTATCGCGGTGCAATCGATGATCAATATGGCTTGGGCTATTCACGCGATGAGGCACGCGACACTTATCTCACGGATGCTTTGAATGCATTTCTGAAAGGTCAGGTTCCTGAGATCGCGGCTACGACTGCGCCCGGCTGTGCGCTGGAGGTAAAGGAGTCTGGATTGAAGTTTGAGTTGACCACTTATCACCACCAGATTTCACGCATCATGCAGAACAACTGCGTGGAGTGCCATCGCAAGGGCGGCGTAGCTCCGTTCGGCCTGGAAACGTATGAAGAGGTGAAAGCTCATGCAGGCATGATCAGCAAGCAAGTGGAACGCGGTGCGATGCCGCCGTGGTTTGCCACACCCGCACCACATGGCGAAATCACGCCGTGGGCGAATGAGCGTTCATTGACCGAACTGGATAAAATGACGCTGCTGAACTGGCTCAAGAGCGACAAGCCGGTGGGCAATCCTGCCGATGCGCCGATCGCGCGCACGTATCCGGCGGAATGGCTGATCGGTGAGCCGGACCTCGTCGTGCAAATCCCCCAGCCTATCGTCATCAAAGCCACGGGCACGATGCCTTACTCGAACATCTCGGTGGAGACGGGTCTGACCGAAGACAAGTGGGTGCAAGGTTTCGAGATTCAACCGACCGCACGCGAGGCGGTGCATCACGTGCTCGTCTTCGTACGTCCACCGAAAAAACCGGCAGGCAGTGATTCCTTCGATGACGAACGCGCCGAGCGTGACGGCTTCTTCGCTGCTTATGTGCCGGGGAATAGTTCACAGGTCTATCCTGCAGGCATGGCGAAGAAATTGCCCGCCGGTTCACGCCTGCATTTCCAGATCCATTACACACCCACGGGCAAAGCGACCACCGATCGTATCCGCGTGGGTGTTGTCTTCGCCAAGGAAGAGCCGAAGCATGTCGTGCAAGTGGCGGGCATCTCGAATCCGTTCATCAACATTCCTCCCGGAGCGGCGAATCATGCGGAGACGGCGCAGATCAAGGTGCCGGCAGATGTGCATGTGTTCCAGTTCATGCCGCACATGCACTTGCGCGGCAAGGCGGCGAAGTATGAGGTCATATATAATGACGGCACAAAGAACACCTTGCTTGATATCCCGCATTATGACTTCAACTGGCAGCTCGTCTACCGCCTTGCAGAACCACTGTTCATCCCGGCTGGCGCGACGATCAAAGTCACGATGACCTATGACAACAGCGCGGGCAATCCGGCGAATCCCGACCCGAACAAGAACGTGCGTTGGGGCCAGCAGACGTATGATGAGATGATGCTGGGTTATATCGCTTACTATACGCCGAGTGACCGGCCGATGACAGGGAAGAGCAAACAGCAGGCGGCGCGCTGA
- a CDS encoding VCBS repeat-containing protein — translation MSYRALHRWLPDRAKGVAGVALLLGLVLLEKSPLHAGELASFPAGTGGWNMGTLAVGNVTGNSTPEIIVPYRTTGGLWHLDAFQPNGTRLSGFPYGGTTQEINVSPTLYDLDGDGLEEIIFTQGHNVIALRGNGTVLWSTTVNYSNYVPDSGFMAVTNGFYWSNGGGFISRLPSTAVFSSQVSSPIVADINGDGVKEVVTAWKIDPDSASNHQDFNPFINDIWGSGEWGTMGEVWSGGVMFFNAQTGQKNYTYHLHQLVESGLALGRGDAGASLKTYVLNDSDSVAAFDATKPHGLHGNGNLHKQFGKNQRLITGSYQLGADIYAVDIDGDGLDEVLVGSTQSNPLWQPNETILDDDGTVMWRKWKPAVTIPVTQWQNNSCMIPVNPDHDNRIDVLSFTHAHEIAFRSWNGVELVDRSGWPKNFYPQLPTPPVVGDVDGDGAEEIVIGTYDPANASVNGTLYVFALDGSVKNSVSVAGGLKHIPTLADVTGDGGVEVIYRSLAGRVYIQNFGANRTGLVSWATHRSNQKRDGNLGVSLYPAGTPVITQKDGGYRRASFSWSITGSALAWRIYRAENPDGPFTPIITLTGDKRAHTDYLLKAGSQYVYEVEAVYADRSVRSAPFAVLSQMNGNLLTNGGFEENSESHWDKWFTGELSWTNMMTTASGVYGGRSAMQVNLTNHTSNGTISQYGQYGTPDGNMPVVSGQLYSMGGFFKSKGLSQPSEHWLEWSSTVTAENTNARPARPWPLYFTPHFTIGTNATEWTYANRAFVMPAGFPNAEVGARYTVNGATSGSFMMDDVFFRAMPSPNDANWTELLPLGATWKYSVMTPASDWYARGFNDSAWSSGKAKLGTGGGPRNIVTSITPQKDAYYFRRSFNVPTEMFEEFLLSATCTRGANGKALEIYLNGVKLVTSGIDTVSDQGNDVLYYDLTPFIGLLQPGENVIAVMLNNVWSSWDDVAFDLRLQAMSYAPTTASFDNIIWKTGLIDQLLGVELEMIVPPKSVWRLESSDSLSSPNWQLMEVINDRPEGSFTVRDIGQGGRVPPLLAPRRFYRLSPY, via the coding sequence ATGTCGTATCGTGCCTTGCACAGATGGTTGCCGGACCGCGCTAAAGGCGTCGCAGGTGTTGCCCTATTGCTGGGCTTGGTCTTGCTGGAAAAGAGTCCATTGCACGCTGGTGAATTGGCCTCTTTTCCCGCAGGCACAGGTGGCTGGAACATGGGCACATTGGCCGTGGGCAATGTGACGGGCAATTCCACGCCGGAAATCATTGTGCCGTATCGCACAACGGGCGGGCTCTGGCATCTGGATGCGTTTCAACCGAATGGCACGAGGCTCTCGGGTTTTCCCTATGGCGGCACGACGCAGGAGATCAATGTCTCGCCGACCTTGTATGATCTGGATGGTGATGGGCTGGAGGAGATCATTTTCACTCAAGGCCACAATGTCATCGCTTTGCGCGGAAACGGAACGGTGTTGTGGTCCACGACTGTGAATTATTCCAATTACGTGCCAGACAGCGGGTTCATGGCGGTGACGAACGGGTTCTATTGGAGCAATGGCGGCGGGTTCATCTCGCGTCTGCCCAGCACGGCGGTTTTTTCTTCGCAGGTCTCTAGTCCCATCGTGGCGGATATCAATGGCGATGGTGTGAAAGAAGTCGTCACGGCGTGGAAGATTGATCCGGACAGCGCGAGCAATCATCAGGATTTCAATCCGTTCATCAATGACATCTGGGGTTCGGGCGAGTGGGGCACGATGGGTGAGGTATGGTCCGGTGGCGTGATGTTCTTCAATGCGCAAACGGGACAGAAGAATTACACGTATCATTTGCATCAGCTGGTGGAGTCCGGGCTGGCGCTAGGACGTGGTGATGCAGGTGCTTCGCTGAAGACGTATGTATTGAACGACAGCGACAGCGTGGCCGCGTTTGATGCTACGAAACCGCATGGCTTGCATGGCAACGGCAACCTGCACAAACAATTCGGCAAGAACCAGCGGCTGATCACGGGTTCGTATCAACTCGGCGCGGACATCTACGCGGTGGACATAGATGGGGATGGATTGGATGAAGTGCTCGTTGGTTCTACGCAATCGAATCCTTTGTGGCAGCCGAATGAGACGATACTGGATGACGATGGCACCGTGATGTGGCGGAAGTGGAAACCGGCGGTGACGATTCCGGTCACGCAATGGCAGAACAACTCGTGCATGATCCCGGTGAATCCGGATCATGATAACCGCATCGATGTGCTGAGCTTCACGCACGCGCACGAGATCGCATTCCGTTCTTGGAACGGAGTGGAGCTGGTGGATCGCTCTGGCTGGCCGAAGAATTTTTATCCGCAATTGCCCACGCCACCCGTAGTCGGTGATGTGGATGGTGATGGTGCAGAGGAGATTGTCATCGGCACATATGATCCGGCGAATGCTTCGGTCAATGGCACGTTGTATGTGTTCGCTTTGGATGGGTCGGTGAAGAATTCCGTGAGTGTGGCAGGTGGATTGAAGCACATTCCTACATTGGCAGATGTGACGGGGGATGGCGGAGTGGAGGTGATCTATCGCTCGTTGGCCGGGCGAGTTTATATCCAGAACTTTGGGGCGAATCGCACGGGACTTGTTTCTTGGGCGACACATCGGAGCAACCAGAAGCGCGATGGAAATCTGGGTGTCTCGCTTTATCCGGCGGGCACACCGGTCATTACGCAGAAGGACGGCGGATATCGGCGTGCGAGTTTTTCATGGAGCATCACCGGTTCGGCTTTGGCCTGGCGCATCTATCGGGCGGAGAATCCTGATGGGCCGTTCACTCCGATCATCACCTTGACCGGGGATAAACGGGCGCACACGGATTATCTGCTGAAGGCGGGTTCACAATACGTTTATGAGGTGGAGGCGGTGTATGCGGATCGCTCCGTGCGTTCGGCACCGTTCGCAGTGCTGTCACAGATGAACGGCAATCTGCTGACGAACGGCGGTTTCGAAGAGAACAGCGAGAGTCATTGGGACAAGTGGTTCACGGGGGAACTGAGCTGGACGAATATGATGACTACGGCGAGTGGTGTGTATGGCGGGCGCTCGGCGATGCAGGTGAACCTAACGAATCACACTAGCAACGGCACCATCTCGCAATACGGCCAGTATGGCACGCCGGATGGGAATATGCCGGTCGTCAGTGGACAGCTCTACAGCATGGGCGGTTTCTTTAAGAGCAAGGGGCTGTCGCAGCCGTCGGAGCATTGGTTGGAGTGGAGTTCCACAGTAACTGCGGAGAACACGAATGCACGTCCGGCGCGGCCATGGCCGCTTTATTTCACACCACACTTCACCATCGGCACGAATGCGACGGAGTGGACGTATGCGAACCGGGCATTTGTGATGCCTGCGGGTTTTCCGAATGCGGAAGTCGGTGCGCGTTACACGGTGAATGGAGCAACGAGCGGTTCATTCATGATGGATGACGTGTTCTTCCGGGCGATGCCTTCGCCGAATGATGCGAACTGGACGGAGCTGCTGCCATTGGGTGCGACTTGGAAGTATTCTGTGATGACACCAGCGAGTGATTGGTATGCGCGCGGCTTCAATGATAGCGCGTGGTCTTCGGGCAAAGCCAAATTGGGCACAGGTGGCGGGCCGCGTAATATCGTGACATCCATCACACCACAGAAGGATGCGTATTATTTCCGACGCTCATTCAATGTGCCCACGGAAATGTTTGAAGAGTTTTTGCTCTCCGCCACTTGCACGCGCGGAGCGAATGGCAAGGCGCTGGAGATTTATCTGAACGGTGTGAAGCTGGTGACCTCGGGCATCGATACGGTGAGCGATCAGGGGAATGATGTTTTGTATTACGACCTCACGCCGTTCATCGGGCTACTACAACCAGGTGAGAATGTGATCGCTGTGATGCTGAATAACGTGTGGTCATCGTGGGATGATGTGGCATTTGACCTGCGCTTGCAGGCGATGAGCTACGCACCGACGACGGCAAGTTTTGACAACATCATCTGGAAGACAGGCTTGATTGATCAGCTCTTGGGTGTGGAATTGGAGATGATCGTTCCACCGAAGAGCGTGTGGAGATTGGAGTCGAGCGATTCGCTTTCTTCACCGAACTGGCAACTCATGGAGGTGATCAATGATCGGCCAGAGGGTTCGTTCACCGTGCGGGATATCGGACAAGGGGGACGCGTGCCGCCGTTGTTGGCGCCGAGAAGGTTTTATCGGTTAAGTCCGTATTGA
- the yidC gene encoding membrane protein insertase YidC — MDRKSLIIVIISACLLVAWFPLTRTIWPPSPQTTAMGTTNAPGNIGTNAVSSTNAASISAMPASSGATAATPASNLLVAPNTPEQTEVLVAGDVQYTFTSHGGGIKLVELTKYAHSVGSKTGADTNKYATLNTKAPVPAMALLGGLAIEGDGIFKLTKTGNAIRAEKQVGNELYIVKEFTPGTNYMLHTKVRIENRTAQPIRLPAQTLIFGTATPQTAHEAEQTMGFIYYDGEKDHHYDGGWFANSFLGCFGGKPRSEYSATPERKIVWAAVNNQFFTMAAIPKDPAAQFISRRVELPPPTAEEKAQDRRALPHPHGYQSGFVYPESILAGNGVIEREYDLFSGPREYNMLAKIATAKQNTNLDLVMKFGGFFGFFAKALLLSMNKLVSWGFNYGWAIVAITVIIKLVFWPLTHASTKSMKRMAALAPELKKIQEKYKDDPQKLTQKQFELWREHKINPFGSCLPMLLQIPVFFGFFTMLRTAIELRGAEFLWVMDLSQSDTVAVIPGLGWLPFIGIAGYGLPINPLPLLMGVTMFWQARITPQSPTMDPVQQKMMQYMPLFFLLFLYNYSAGLALYWTTNNLLTILQTKMTNTEPAKPAGEENKGPVAPVKKAKK; from the coding sequence ATGGATCGTAAATCTCTCATCATCGTAATCATCTCGGCGTGCCTTTTGGTCGCATGGTTTCCCCTCACGCGCACGATTTGGCCGCCATCGCCGCAAACCACGGCGATGGGCACGACCAATGCGCCCGGCAACATCGGGACAAACGCCGTTTCATCCACGAATGCCGCATCCATCTCGGCAATGCCTGCCAGTTCAGGGGCAACTGCTGCTACGCCAGCGTCCAATCTGCTCGTAGCGCCGAACACGCCGGAGCAGACGGAAGTGCTGGTGGCAGGTGATGTGCAATACACGTTCACCTCGCACGGCGGCGGCATCAAGCTGGTAGAGTTGACGAAATATGCGCATTCAGTGGGATCGAAGACGGGGGCGGATACGAACAAGTACGCGACGTTGAACACGAAAGCGCCGGTGCCCGCGATGGCGTTGCTGGGCGGTTTGGCGATCGAAGGGGACGGTATCTTCAAGCTGACGAAGACGGGGAATGCGATCCGCGCCGAAAAACAGGTGGGGAACGAGCTCTACATCGTGAAGGAGTTTACGCCGGGGACGAATTACATGCTGCATACGAAGGTGCGGATCGAGAATCGCACGGCCCAGCCGATCCGTCTGCCAGCGCAAACGCTCATCTTCGGCACGGCGACACCGCAGACCGCGCATGAGGCGGAGCAGACGATGGGGTTCATCTACTACGATGGAGAAAAGGATCATCACTACGATGGCGGATGGTTCGCGAACAGTTTCCTCGGTTGCTTCGGCGGCAAGCCGCGCAGTGAATATTCCGCCACTCCGGAACGGAAGATAGTTTGGGCGGCGGTGAACAACCAGTTTTTCACCATGGCAGCGATCCCGAAAGATCCTGCCGCGCAGTTCATCTCCAGGCGGGTTGAATTGCCTCCGCCCACGGCCGAAGAGAAAGCGCAGGACCGCCGCGCCCTGCCTCACCCCCACGGTTATCAGAGCGGTTTTGTTTACCCCGAATCTATCCTTGCCGGGAATGGCGTGATCGAGCGGGAGTATGATCTCTTCAGCGGTCCACGTGAGTATAACATGCTCGCAAAGATCGCTACCGCGAAGCAGAACACGAATTTGGATCTGGTGATGAAGTTCGGCGGGTTCTTCGGCTTCTTCGCGAAGGCGCTGTTGCTCTCCATGAACAAACTGGTTTCCTGGGGCTTCAACTACGGCTGGGCGATCGTGGCCATCACGGTGATCATCAAGCTGGTGTTCTGGCCGCTCACCCATGCGAGCACGAAATCGATGAAGCGCATGGCGGCACTGGCGCCGGAGCTGAAGAAGATACAGGAGAAGTACAAGGACGATCCGCAGAAACTGACGCAGAAGCAGTTCGAACTGTGGCGTGAGCATAAGATCAACCCGTTCGGAAGCTGCCTGCCGATGTTGCTGCAGATCCCGGTGTTCTTCGGTTTCTTCACGATGTTGCGCACGGCGATCGAGTTGCGCGGTGCGGAATTCCTGTGGGTGATGGATCTCTCGCAATCGGATACGGTTGCTGTCATTCCGGGCCTTGGCTGGCTGCCGTTCATCGGCATCGCGGGTTACGGTTTGCCGATCAATCCGTTGCCGTTGCTGATGGGTGTCACGATGTTCTGGCAGGCACGCATCACGCCGCAATCGCCCACGATGGATCCGGTGCAGCAGAAGATGATGCAGTATATGCCGCTGTTCTTCCTGCTGTTCCTGTATAATTACTCGGCCGGTCTGGCGCTCTACTGGACGACGAACAACCTGCTCACGATCTTGCAGACCAAGATGACGAACACGGAGCCTGCGAAGCCTGCGGGTGAAGAGAACAAAGGCCCGGTCGCTCCGGTGAAGAAGGCCAAGAAATAA
- a CDS encoding lysophospholipid acyltransferase family protein codes for MNTIYKITWHSGRLAFKLWFRWRIYNVERVPLEGPVILASNHASFADPPLIGCSIPRQINYLARESLFRFPGVGWYLRQLTAVPVDRDGGGAKGLKIILDRLLAGGGITLFPEGTRTSDGNLQPARSGIGLTVIKSNAPVVPVRIFGAFEAYGRHLKFPRMKPVMVKYGKPMMFEALREEAKTCTKPRLKEIYQEVADQLMAEIAKLEPKAD; via the coding sequence GTGAACACCATCTACAAAATCACGTGGCACTCTGGTCGCCTTGCGTTCAAGCTGTGGTTCCGTTGGCGCATCTACAATGTCGAGCGCGTGCCGCTGGAAGGTCCAGTGATTCTCGCTTCCAATCATGCCAGTTTCGCCGATCCGCCGCTTATTGGATGCTCCATCCCGCGCCAGATCAATTATCTCGCGCGCGAATCTCTCTTTCGTTTCCCTGGAGTTGGCTGGTATCTGCGCCAGCTCACGGCGGTGCCCGTGGACCGCGATGGCGGTGGCGCTAAAGGCCTGAAGATCATCCTCGATCGTCTGCTCGCGGGCGGCGGCATCACGCTTTTTCCGGAAGGCACGCGCACTAGCGATGGCAACCTGCAACCTGCGCGCTCTGGCATTGGCCTCACCGTCATCAAATCGAACGCACCCGTAGTCCCCGTGCGCATCTTTGGTGCGTTCGAGGCTTATGGTCGGCACCTGAAATTTCCACGCATGAAGCCGGTCATGGTGAAATACGGCAAGCCGATGATGTTCGAAGCCTTGCGCGAAGAAGCCAAGACCTGCACCAAGCCGCGCCTCAAAGAGATTTACCAGGAAGTCGCCGATCAGCTCATGGCTGAAATCGCCAAACTGGAACCAAAGGCAGATTAA